Genomic segment of Hydractinia symbiolongicarpus strain clone_291-10 chromosome 5, HSymV2.1, whole genome shotgun sequence:
TCACTGGTTACGTCGTTAGTATCTGCAGCTGCGTACTTGTTGGATTGTGGCTGGACAAATTTCACGCTCATCAATTGGTTGCAATGTTTTTAAATGGACTTTCTGCAGTGACTTGGttgctgtttgtttttttattaacacaaacaaaaaattttatttctttgtttatttactTCAGTGTCGTGGCATCAGTTGCTGTGCCGAATTTTGCAACTGGCATTGAACAAGCAGCAGAAATGACTTATCCTGTCCCGGTCATCATTTCCAGTTCCGTCATTTTAGTACTCAGTAATCTGTatgcttttattttattgttgtgtTTTGGTTTATTAGCTGAGGCTGGATTTATTCAGATTGTTTGCTACACGATGTTTGGTTTTTACTTGGTATCAACACTGTTGTCATGTTTAGCACGGACTGAATTGAAGAGAGGACAAGCGGAGGAGGAAGCATTAAACAATTCCAATTAAAACTGTTGGACAGAAAACAGAATATGTACCCTACGACTGGTTTGGTATTTGGTATTTTTAACCAGACGTATATCTAGAGAGCTCTTTGTAAAAGTGTATAAACATGcattgtaatacttttttagttAGTTGGTTTAGTTACCCGgaaaaactaaaacaaattaTATTCAACACAGACAAATATCAAAATACTTTATTTACGGTTAATTTGGGGTAGTTAGGCGCTGTCTAACATAAAATCAACTGACATTTGAAATTAATCTGTTATCAGGTTATAGtttatctataaaaaaaaaacaaattagggAAATGTGGATTTTCTAATTTAAAGGCCAATTCGTGTTTGTATAGGAAATTGAGTCGGCGTTCAGAAAAAGCAAATTTTGTATCAACCAATTGAAATtgtgacaataaaaaaattccttaacatgtaaaaatttttttgcatgtatttaatattttaaaaaacccgAGAAATACGTTGGTAAATTTAGTCCAAAAAAAGTGAGTAATATTTGTGCAAGTAATTAATACTTTCACAACTAAAAGTTTTCGCcgtttttttcaccaataagataattataaaaaaacaggaTACATTATTACACattattacttttaaaattagTATGTACAACTTAAGAAAATTATATAAAACTACATTCTCCATACGCATCATACATGTCGTCATTCAATGCGAGAATACAAAAGTACGAACTTTCACCGACAGTGTAACGAACTCCTATCGGCAATAGAAACGATGTACGATTTCTTACCGAGAACAGTCATGCATGATGCTTGCTTACTTTCTAAATATAATTGATGTGCTAAGTCAtagtttcaaataaaataaaacatttttttttataaatacacgTACACAAGTGCAGGTTACAGGAGTCGACTCTGTGCTACGTTTCAAATACAgtgttacttttttaattattgaatTTGTACATCAATAGATATCTACAGCTTCCaaagctttttatattttgaagatttttttaattgttggaggatttaaacaaaaaaagagatTCAAATAAAcaagataaataatttttaattaattttattacaaaatttctgTGAGACCTATTTTAGGTTCAGTACATTTTGCGACTTATTTTTATGATCAGGAAAATGTTTCAGTTCTGTGAAAGGACAAAAAATTTGGATTTgcgaattttaattttaactgaTGACGTTACAAGCGAGCTGAACATATAATTATACAAAGTAAAAATAGCGAGTAAATCTGTTGTTATAAGCAACTTAAATTTTTGATCATTTGTAGTCAATACCTAGAAATGAAGTTGCTTaatgattgctttcttatatttaGCCAATTCTCAtaattttggtgaaaaaaaagaaaaacgtcgCACGGCGGAAATACGGAATCCGATTAAGTACGGTCGAACCCGTGAATTTCTCCATAGGCGACCGACTAGCTTAacgagttgcttataaaaacattgtgtaATAATaactctaaaaaagaaaaatagtaaataccaaaaaattaatacagaactcagtataaaaaaataaaataaatacaaaaaatccTTTATTCTTCGTCATTTTGCAATAGTGAAAATTGTTTGCTGTTTGTTGACTTTTAtatactgtaaaaaaaattatatacattgTTATATACAAATGGAAATATTTAATTCATAGACCAGATTTGTAATGACTCATTCTAGTTCAGATAAGCTCTTATTCAGATAAGCTTCTTGTTTTCAGTGATTATACATAATTTaaggtatataaaaaaaagagatatgaaaatatttactttaaaattaaaaaacaaaaatgcttcCCTCTATTTCAGCAATTTGTTTCTTCGtttagattatttttcttgAAAGTTTTGTCTTCTTCCTCTTGATCAGGTCGAAATTGATTGACACTGGGTCCCCTCAAGATAGGACGCTCATATCGCACGGAATTCTGCGTTTGCTTTTTTTCATCATCTATCTCTTTTATATTAGTGTACTCGTTGTTTAGATCAACTGTGTCCATCTTACTACCATTTTCTTCTTTCACGACAGTATACTCGTTGCTCAGCTCGACCGTGTCGCACttaccaacatttatttcttTTACACTAGTGTACTCGTTACTTGGATTAACCCTTTCAATCTTTTCGTCTGTAGCATCTTTCTCTTTGTCAGTGTCAACAGACAAAGCTGCACTATCATATACACCCTTTTTTGCATTCGATTCTTCATACAGCGGGTTTTTACCAGATTTTCCAATCGACGCATAAATATGGGATTTATCTTCAGGTACTCCCGATTTGTCATCTTCAATGTAGGCATTATTGGTTGCGGAGCGGGCACGGTATGTAGGATTAGGCACATCGAATATATTAACACTAGGTTGATGGTTAGGAGAGAAGATGGCATTGTCAAATACCTGCAAAAGAAAGGTGTTtccattgttattttttactaGATTACGTTTATTGTTGTGtacaaaaaacaagaacaaagatctttgaatattttattaagtACAAAACACTGTTTTGGATTGGTGGTCCTAAAATGCTTCATATTGCGAATATATATTTGTGAATGTCAACTACAACTTACAAAAATTAACAGCATTAATTTTTGAGGATGCCGAAGATTTAGTAGTTTTAGTAGTACCAAAATGAATATTTTGTTGAACATACAGCTTTTAGAAGTAAAGTTATTCTTAAATAAACAACGCATGACTCAATGCTTTGGGTCCTACAAAAACCGACGTCTGAAATCAAAGATATTGCGGTAAGACGTATGAAATATTGCGTAAAGGATTGTTACAGATAAAAGAATTATAAAACTTTGCGGAATGAATTTTATGGCActaaatcttaaaatttttgcGAAACATACTTTTACGGATTTTAGTTACATCCACTTCAATACAACCTTTTGCGTTTTAAATGTTATCTGCGCTACTAGGCTGCCAGTGGGTTAACGGTCTACGAAATAACACTTctaaaaagtgtaaaatataAGCAACTCACAGTGATGTCAGTTTTTTGTTTCAAAGCTTCAATCTCTCTCATCgtttgattgttgttcaacggCCTCTTTACCGGACTTTCACTTGAGACTGGCGAATAATTTACATGATTGGAATGACTACTGACCATGATGTTTTCGGGAACCATCTGTTGTAGACAAAAAAAAGAAGTGATGaggaaatgataaaaaaataagaaataggaAATATAATAAAAGATTGGAAAGGTGAGCTAttgaagatagatagatagatagatgtgcatattttacatggctagcctcacaaatatcgagggatataccctgtctattatttccaggaggggccatggcgtagatgaagagtcctagagtatttaatgctcattttaagctacgcagacccaattagagcccgcgctctactagacaactcccggcaacatccaacggcccacacagtgtgccatcttcccaatttccctcacatggcttgggttaacccggggctatggtaacattcactcgcccatgttgaatcgccgtcaagaggaatcgaaccccggtctcccgcacagagtacgagagctataaccactaatctacggcttAATTTGAGctcttatctatattataatacccgcatacgtctgtctgtctgtcacgcaaaatggtagcttagctgcgcaagtagcgagaagcacgcaatgcggtataaaaaagacgggcgaacccgtggatttctccacgggctaacaactagttatttaatattattattcctTTGTGACGACACCaggattataattttttttctggagattaaaaaaggataaaaattcTGGATAAAAACCGACTTACTGCTTTTTTGTGCCTCCTGTAAAAAACGAATGCAACAGCTATAAGGACGATCACTACACTCAAAACAACAGGAGTAGAATACGTCCATGGCGCTGGTGCTCCGTTGTCATTCTTTACTTCCTTCCGTGTGTCAGTAGTAACATCGAAGCTGTAAGGACATACGATGCCGAAAGACACAAGAATTTTGCAATCCTCTTCAGTGAGGCATCGCATGGAAGTGTCTTTCAATCGTGGACATAATTTCTCTCCCGTAAGAAGTGCAAAGTTTTCTTTCTCGTCAGTAGGTAAGAATCTCACATATGAATATGAAAAGGTTTTACTTTGAATGCGTGTTGCGCCTGCAGCTTCGATGTATATCCTTTCTTCCGATGATCGCCGTTTTCGTGTCACAACTGcaacagtaaaaatgaaaaacgcTGATTAATTTTAAGTTAAATTCTATCagtattctttaaaaatattcaaaagtaaacaaagccTTCGCTTTTTTAGAAACACTGAATGAGATCAAATAACGAAAGTCCCTTGCTatgatttattattttatttcatatgATCACATGGAAGAAGAAATTGGGATTTGgttcaaaaaaagaaagagcacTTCACTCATCAAACAAAGGTCTTTATCCACGAAAAAAATATCAGTAAAAAGACTTCGCTtgttgattttaatttgttCTTTAAAAGCTCTAAAAGTTGTGATATCACATTCAATGAAAGTTATCGGAAggatattgtttgttttttcttactATTAAGAAAAGCTCACCACTGAAATATCGTTTTTGTAGCGATTTCATAGGGCAATATTTTAATGCGTACACGAAACACAAAATTTCAATCAAGAAATTGCAGAGAAATTCTCAAGGGACGAGCATGCGCAGTGACAACTTATgtcgaaaaaaatattaataataaattaaattgaaTCTTCTACTGGTTGAAAAGAACAGACAGTGCTATATTTtctattacatttttttaaaaaatacaaaaagttgCCATACCATTATTTACATTCTCCAAATTTTTCTTCATGTTCTCCTCTTCATTCTCTTGATTATATTTGTCAAAAGAAAGCTTCAACAAAACCGGTAACTGATTGGCTACTGGAATACatctaaaaatacaaaacaatcgTTTAACCTTACCTTTAATGCAATGATCAATTTTCGCATGGTTGAGTAAAACATTTTAAGAAGACTGGGCTCTAATCTTTGTTTCCCTTACATATAATGTTCGATTACATATGccgtaataactccaacaatccATCTTGTGCCATTTATTATCCCTTTCCAAATATAACCCATTCATTTACTACTAGAGAAGCGAATTGCCATTAATATAAGCCTATATAAGCATTTCAGGGTTATACCACATAAATATAAGAAACCTGTAGAACAAGAAAAACCATCCAGTTTGATCACAAGATAGTGAAAAACTAGTTAATGATTCTAGTTTGAACTGTGGTTTTGATGAGATAGCAGTTTTAGTAACCTAATATATCAATTGTAGATTGCCATGGAAAACGAGCATTCTTAGGAGtctattttcctttgatattcATCTCGTGTAGAACCTGggtatcttaaaaaaaaatttttctctattttacaAATATGAATCACGAATCACGACATATCTTTTTCTTACCTTGTAGGACTGTATATAAAAGTGGAACAGGCTTCGTTCTTCTTACATTGATCTTTTCTGCAGAGAGACATGTTGCGGTCGCAATTTTTACCAGACAGTCTATTCACACACAAGCATTTAAAACCAGCCACTCGATAAAATTGTTTAGGACAGGAAAATGAAGCTAAAGAAAAGAACAAAACGTTTATAActcaaaaatgaattttaaactACACCTACTTCAATAGGCAGTGGAAACTACGTTTGAGACATAAAACATACAGATGAAGGCCGAACAAATGATGTGAACCATTCGGTATTCTATTAGGAATTTTCGGGGGTGACAGGGGTTATTGGAGGTGGCAGGGGGCCATTGCACGGTTTAGTATTACCCGTTAATTTTATAGTAAATATGTAATGAAGTGCTGCAGAAAAATTATTACAACAAAAAAGAGTTTACAAGCACATAACCAATCCAAACGCTCTTTTACCTGTTACATAGATGGGAATACTTCTGGTTATGGACAAAGGTATGAAACCGTTATCTTGGCAGGATATAGTAACATTGTACACACTTTGATTAGCATGGTCTAACTTCCGACCAGCCCTTAAAACAATGTTAAATGCTCTTAATTTGAATGGACTGTGTGCGTCGAGGATTGAGCAGTTATGTGTTGAGTCAGCATCAACATCTAGAACctgaagaagaaaaatattcaaataataCCGATCTAAAACAACAGAAAGACTAGAATGCTAATGACATCATTATCACTTTCAGTTCAAAGCTCGTTTTTTAGAATGTTAGAGTAGTTTCATTTATTATTAGACAATTACATCACTATCGGACTAATCTCACTTCAGCTTTTAAATTTCCTTGACAATTGATCCGACATAAGTTTTAAGCACAACTTGCCGTAAAGTATAGTTCTCTCTCTCTTCTTAATACAAATTCTTATTTGGATGCATTTTGCATAAACTGAAAGGATTTAGGTGTATTTAATTGTTTAAATTGCAAACATTTATCGCCTTATACTACAAaaataattaactgtaattCTACTCCTCAAAAACGAAACCAATGCTGGTCTTTTAACTTTAATAATACTTCTAATGATAAGGACATCtaactttataaaaaattatataaacactTAAATACTTAAATATACATACCTCTAATTCACCTGCTAACGTATCTTTTTCACTACCCTCGTCAATTTTGTTGAGTCTAACCTTGATGTTATAAGGTGGTTCGTTTACATCCACAACTTTTAGCAAAAACCGTTTTACGTCGTATTCTCCTTTCGCATCAGTTGCTTTCAACGCCAAATCGTACTGGTTTGCTGTTTCGTAGTCCAGTTTTTGCATCAACACTAAAGGTTATACCGCTCTAATTCAACAAACACATCAAACAGACAACATAGGTTGTTTATTAAAGAGTATAGATATTaccatgtcatgaacaagcgagtttattatAGGCTACATTTTGACAGCTACAGCTACAGGTGTCATTGACGGGAAATAACCTTAATCATCTTTGGCGATTCCGATCATTGCTCATCGATGACAGCTGTGGCCATCGAAACGTAGCCTACATTAAACTCGCTTGTTCGTTACACGATGtatattaatattaataatatattaataatatgtatattattcaatgacagTGAATGAAAAGTCTGTTTGAGGTGTTTTGTGACAGTGGTGACAATGATAATACTGACAACAATAAATCAAGCCTCTAGTATTTTATTACAATAAGGCAagacaaaatattatttctaaAATTTAGCTGATCATTGTAAAAACCACATCAATTAAAAATCTTCTTACCTATTTCAGCGTCACACTGCATTTTACCATTTCCAATGCCCTTACAGTCTGTTTTACCGaagttgaaaattttatttaacgaTATGTTCTCAAACACTATTGTATCGTTATCATTGTCTGTTGCAGTGACTGTTCCAATAACAGAACCTGTAGGTGTGTTCTCAGAAACAGGTTTTATGTTAATCACAATATTTACTGGTGGTGAATTCAAGTTTTTTCTTTCTATAAACAATTCTTTTACCGTTGAGGCTGGCATTGTGTCTTTATCAGTACACACAATAGACACTTTGTGAAAAGAGTCTGGCCCTTCTGGAAATTTTTTTGTCAGTACTAACAAACTGCCATTCGATATGGTAAAGTGTTGATTTACTAGAGAATCTTTCAAGGTCCATACAAACATAGTAGAAGATCTCACAGGCGGCAGGATATCATAATCGATTGCTGACAGATTGCCAATAACACTTCCAACAGGAGTTAAATCGGTGAAAATGTAAGAAGATATCTCAATATCT
This window contains:
- the LOC130645132 gene encoding uncharacterized protein LOC130645132; its protein translation is MMLGILRYCVTIYILLRDFHSCQQCDCASSDSDKWNKWGEFSPCNNANLCVTGFITRHREYNNIFCSRCNNCDLYPNSCQTKECGKLKNDCEQTCNSRDGSCSCDKGYNLDAASGKFCHDIDECALNIGGCSQICTNTLGSYDCRCREGYYLDSDGKTCIPYPCQDLVLAKCPANTYIDHLGAVCNNVTVSCPKGSFFNQSCRFQCPSGYGLATINSVANEKFGESLQSVNFNNVELEIKCIFNGSGKWDVHSSVYQTYYCRRFKDPPKNLQISNSSILEHSPIHSNVGLLSAVYPSTVVFSIESSEGVNSFIVNRNFLQNSKVFTIKSLSDTTIDVKIRATDATDPKLNTEALFTIKILNVNDPPKDIEISSYIFTDLTPVGSVIGNLSAIDYDILPPVRSSTMFVWTLKDSLVNQHFTISNGSLLVLTKKFPEGPDSFHKVSIVCTDKDTMPASTVKELFIERKNLNSPPVNIVINIKPVSENTPTGSVIGTVTATDNDNDTIVFENISLNKIFNFGKTDCKGIGNGKMQCDAEIVLMQKLDYETANQYDLALKATDAKGEYDVKRFLLKVVDVNEPPYNIKVRLNKIDEGSEKDTLAGELEVLDVDADSTHNCSILDAHSPFKLRAFNIVLRAGRKLDHANQSVYNVTISCQDNGFIPLSITRSIPIYVTASFSCPKQFYRVAGFKCLCVNRLSGKNCDRNMSLCRKDQCKKNEACSTFIYSPTRCIPVANQLPVLLKLSFDKYNQENEEENMKKNLENVNNVVTRKRRSSEERIYIEAAGATRIQSKTFSYSYVRFLPTDEKENFALLTGEKLCPRLKDTSMRCLTEEDCKILVSFGIVCPYSFDVTTDTRKEVKNDNGAPAPWTYSTPVVLSVVIVLIAVAFVFYRRHKKAMVPENIMVSSHSNHVNYSPVSSESPVKRPLNNNQTMREIEALKQKTDITVFDNAIFSPNHQPSVNIFDVPNPTYRARSATNNAYIEDDKSGVPEDKSHIYASIGKSGKNPLYEESNAKKGVYDSAALSVDTDKEKDATDEKIERVNPSNEYTSVKEINVGKCDTVELSNEYTVVKEENGSKMDTVDLNNEYTNIKEIDDEKKQTQNSVRYERPILRGPSVNQFRPDQEEEDKTFKKNNLNEETNC